DNA from Leptospira terpstrae serovar Hualin str. LT 11-33 = ATCC 700639:
TTACGTTTCCAAGCAGAAGAAGGACATGAAGAACGGTTTGATCTCATAGCATCCATTGTTCGGGAAGTATTCCAAATCTCAGAAGAACAGCTATTTTTAAAAAGACGTAAAAAACAAAAAGGTACTGACCAATATGATAAACTTGCCATCGAAGGAAACTTTGAATGGGTAAAAGAATCTAACTTGGAATTTCGAACTAATCTTTCAGATTATTTAGACACTGGACTTTTTTTAGATCATCGGATTACAAGAGATTGGTTGAGGAAAGCTTCCAAAGGAAAGTCGGTATTAAATCTCTTTTCTTATACTGGAGCATTCTCCGTTTATGCTGCGTCAGGTGGTGCCACAAAAACAAAAAGTGTAGATCTATCTAAAACTTATTGTGACTGGGCGTTAAAAAATCTGGAACACAATGGATTTAAAACATCAAATCATCAAATTGTAAATGCAGATATACTGCAATGGATAGAAGAAGAAACTAAAAATCCAAACCGAGAACGATATGATTTAATTTTTTTAGATCCACCCACATTCTCTAATAGTAAAAAAATGAGAGAAGAGTGGGATGTACAAACCAAACATAGAAACCTACTTTTGTTGCTTTTAACAAAATTTCTCTCTGATGATGGAGAAATTTGGTTCTCTACAAATTTTAGAAAGTTTAAAATGGAAGTGGATGAAGAAGAATGGAAACAACGCGGATACCAATGCATCAATCGGACTAAGGAATCGATTCCTGCAGACTTTCGGGATGAAAAGATTCACCAACTGTTCTGCATTAAACCGGATCCAAATTACTAAACTTCAATATTTAACAAAAGGTTCAATTCGTTCGGCGAGAATCCTTCTGTTTTCACCTGACTGTAAAGATAAAATTCCTCTCATGATTGCTTGTCGTTCGTTACTTTCTTGTTTGGCGACCACTTTCAATTGATTGGAAATAGGTAGTAAAATTAAGTTCGCAAACGAAATTCCATAGAAAGTTGCTATGAATGCAGTTGCAATTCCTTGTCCTAAAACTTTGGTTCCACCATCTAAATTCTCTAAAACTGTCACAAGGCCAAGTACGGTTCCAATGATTCCCACGGTTGGAGAAAACCCAGCAGCAGTCTCAAATACTTTTGCCGATTTTAAGTCGTTCTTTTCTTCCTCTTCATGAGCTTCCCATAGAATTTCTTCAATTGTTCTTGGATCAGATCCATCTACAATCAGTTGGATCCCCTTTTGTAAAAAGGGATTGTCTAGTTTTTTTGCTTCATCTTCTAAAGATAATAGTCCATCTTTTCTGGCCTTTTCCCAAAACCGAAAGAAAATAAGTTTTAGGTCTTTTTCTCTTCTTCTAGAAAGTGCAAATTTTGTATCTTTTACTGCTTTGGTTACTTGCGAGATGGAATAAGATGCAAAAGTCGCGCCTAATGTCCCACCGACGATCAGCAACATAGCAGGTAAATGAAAGAAGGATCGTAAGGAAGCCCCTTCAATCAAAATTGCGACAAACACCGATAAAACGGCCGCGAGTATTCCGAGTAGTGTGGAATGGATCATTGGATTCTTGCCTCTCTCACATCAGGTCGAGTGCTCAACCTTCGAAGTGAATCTTTTTTTTCTATAACTTCATTTTTGAGTCGTTCCCAAATCACAGAGTCAGGATTTTCTCTCATCCTTGCTCCAATGATAGGTTCGACTTCTTTCCAGTTTTCTTGGTTGATGAATAACCGAACACGCGCTAGTTCCAATTCGTTCGCTTGATCAAATTGATTGTTTGACCTATAAAATTTTTCTAAGGAACTCATTGTAAGAAGAGCATGGTTCCAATCGCCCAGTGATTCAAACATCGGAATCAAAGAGTTCCATGCAAACTCTTGGAACTCAGGATCTGAGCTTAGATCCTCCAAAATAGGAATGTATTCTGCTTCGGGGGTTGTGAATTTTAGACTATTAAAGGCGATGCGTAGTAAATCTGGTTTCGGCAATTCAAATTTTCTGGCAACAGCAATGGCATCTAATGCTAGTTTGTTCTGCCCAATATTATGATAAAATCTAGCATATTCTGCAAATGATTCATAATATAAATGTTTGATTTCAAATGCATCTTTTCGTAAATCACCAGATGAATATTTCAAAATGGAATCAAGGACCGAAACAACTTCGAGGGTGGTTGCATTGTCCAATTTCTCTGCAAAATATTTCAATTTCCAGTCTGTTGGCAGAGTGCTGGCAAATCCAATTTTTGATTCCATATAACTCGGATAATAGATATCGAAGTTCCAATATGATTTTCTGTTTAAAAGTGACAGGGCATTGATATGATGGAATTGATTTGATTTATTTCTAGTTGTTAGGATTAGGAATGGATGCTGTTCTTGGCTTAATCTTTCTATGTAAGAAATGATTTGTGATTGGTTTGAGCTTAGACCCAATACAACAGTTTTTCCTTTGATTTCCGAATGTTTTGGCAGAAACGGATTCGATTCAAATGGAAGAACAGATTTATAATAAATGTATTTTTCTTCATTGAATGAAATGTTTGTAATGGCGAATGGAATCGGATCAAAGATTTCTTTTTTTGAAAAAGGTGAGTTAGTTCTTATCGTCGGCGGTGAAAAGAAAAGTAATACTATGATAGCGGCCGTAACTAACATCAAAATTCTAGGCAAACGTACAATGTGTTTTTGTATTAAGTAAGGATACATTAAAACTGGAACAAATAACAATGCGGACACAGTTCTAATGCCCATAGGTAAATTCCAGAAGTATAACAAAAAGGAAAGGCCAAGATAGATGCCTGTTTCTAATCCAACAAACATATATTCTTTGTAAGCAGTTTTGTTTGGTTTAAAAAATCCAACAATGGAACCTGTGATGATACAAAGGGCTATGAAGAAAGAACTCCAATAGGTTTGGTAAATAAAAAAGAAAAATGCAAAGAGAAGAGCAACTCTTCCAATTAAAAATACAGATTTTGTTTCTTTTTTTAACCCACCTAGCAAGGATAAAACTCTACCAAAGATCACTGAGAAAGATACGGAAAGAATTAGCGGGATTTTTGGCCCTGGTTGGAAATACAAATGCAAAATGCAATAGGAGACGAGCAGTGATAGAGCTGATCTGTAGAACGGGGCAAATAGCGGGTGTTTGCCGATCTTTGAACGAATTTTGTAAAATTTACTGAAATAAGGACTTCGTTGTACAAAAGTACTGATGAGATACAAAGATAAGAATATATATAGTACAGCTAACAAAACCTTCATGGAATAGTTTTGGTTAGGTTCAAATAAGGAATAGAAGGTAAAGACTGTCACTCCAAGTGCAAAACTTAAAAATCGAAAATCACGTAAGGATCCACCATAAATGCCAACGGAAAAAGCAGACAAAACACCGCTGAGTAAAACCCATTCAAAAGAAAAGATATAATCAATTAGAAACTCAGCTGAATTGGCTCTTAAAAACCAAAAGATTTGAACGATAGCAGCCACAAGCAAGGCAACCGCCAAACTAACAGGTAACGTTTGTTTGTACTTGCGATAGATAAATCCAATAGCAA
Protein-coding regions in this window:
- a CDS encoding class I SAM-dependent methyltransferase, coding for MTERGFGALTMFENRLRKLKKEREKWAKRESITCYRIYSEDIPQISCILDFYPNGLVLYDKSSLRFQAEEGHEERFDLIASIVREVFQISEEQLFLKRRKKQKGTDQYDKLAIEGNFEWVKESNLEFRTNLSDYLDTGLFLDHRITRDWLRKASKGKSVLNLFSYTGAFSVYAASGGATKTKSVDLSKTYCDWALKNLEHNGFKTSNHQIVNADILQWIEEETKNPNRERYDLIFLDPPTFSNSKKMREEWDVQTKHRNLLLLLLTKFLSDDGEIWFSTNFRKFKMEVDEEEWKQRGYQCINRTKESIPADFRDEKIHQLFCIKPDPNY
- a CDS encoding motility protein A gives rise to the protein MIHSTLLGILAAVLSVFVAILIEGASLRSFFHLPAMLLIVGGTLGATFASYSISQVTKAVKDTKFALSRRREKDLKLIFFRFWEKARKDGLLSLEDEAKKLDNPFLQKGIQLIVDGSDPRTIEEILWEAHEEEEKNDLKSAKVFETAAGFSPTVGIIGTVLGLVTVLENLDGGTKVLGQGIATAFIATFYGISFANLILLPISNQLKVVAKQESNERQAIMRGILSLQSGENRRILAERIEPFVKY